The following nucleotide sequence is from Psychroflexus torquis ATCC 700755.
CATAAAGACATGAAAAAACCTCCCTTTTTGTAGAACGGTTTATACCTTTTTTATGATTGAAGAAATATTAATGAACAATAATTGTATCAGAATTATTATCTGGATCATTATTTACAGTTCCATCAGAACTCGCATTACCCAATAGTAAAACTCCTGCTGCGTGAGGCGCAGCCATTGAAGTACGGTTTTGTATAACATACCCCCCGTTTTTATAAGTAGATAAAACAGAAGACACTGGATCACAATAATCTACTGGAGGATTTCCAAAGTTTGAAAAGCTTGACCAGTTATCACCCTCAGACATGGAAGAGATTGTGTAAATATTATCTCCATTAGCTCTTGCTGGTGAATTATTGTTTGCATCTCCAGAATCATTACCAGCAGCTAATATAAAACGAACTCCGGTTTGAGCTGCTGCAGCGACAGCCGCATCTAGTAACGTATAGTTAGAAACTGCTCCCAAACTCATATTTGCGACATCTCCGTCATTTCCGTTTGCTGCCACGTAATCTACACCGGCAATAACACCAAACCAAGTTCCATCACCTTCAGAATTTAAAACCTTTACAGGTATAACACTTACTCCTGCTGCCACTCCTATGACTCAAAATCCATTATCTAAGGCTCCAATAGTTCCCGCTACGTGAGATCCATGTCCCATAAGATCATCAAATGACAGTCCATCTATTCCAGATGTAAAAGCATTGAAACCACTCGATGCGTCTACATTTAAATCTGGGTAATCTCCAAGATTTAGAATATGTTGACTTAGGAAATGTTTATATCAATTCCATAATTCTAGATAATCCCAATTTTGATTATGAAAATTTGACATTGAATTTATTTACAGACTATGATTTGACCCATAATTTTTGCATTCAAGTTAATGATCCAGTTGCAGCAAATAATAATAATCCTCCTTACGATACTTGGACAATAAATTTTAATGATTTCTATACTTCATACAGTTTCACTTCAAATTGCACGTTAAGTACGGATGATTTTGAGAGCTTCTATTCAATTTCACTGTTTCCAAACCCAGTACAGGAACGTTTGTATTTTGAAAATCCGAAGCAGATTACAATAAACGAAGTCGAAATCTTTAATATGGAAGGTAAATTAGTAAAAACATTTTCTGAAATTAAAAATGGAATCAACTTAGTAAACTTAGGTCGAGGTGTTTATTTTGTAAAAGTGAAAAATCAAAAAACAACAGAAACGTTTAAAATTTTGAAACAATAAAAATCTTTAATTCAGGTTAAATAGCATGTTTTTATTCAGTAATATCCTTTTATTTATTGAATGTGTTTTGAACTCTTCTCAATTATCGTAAATATAGATCTCAGTAGCTCCTAAACCGTATTTTTGGTAATCTGCATCGTAAAATTCAACCTGGTCATACCGTCTAAAAAGAGTGTGTAATTCTGCTTTTAGAACACCTTGCCCAACGCCATGAATAAAAACAATGCGTTTAATTCTCTTTTCAATAGCAAATTCGATTTTCTTTCGAGTGTGTTCTAGTTGAATATTTAGCATTTCAAAATTAGAAAGGTGTCCAGATTTGTCGACCAAGTTATGAATATGAAGATCTACTTCCATCGCTGGCTGTTGTCTTTTAGGCTTTTGAGAGGGTTGTTTGGGTTTTCGGTTGAGATCAGCATTCAGTTTTTGAATTAAACTATCGTCTCCCATATCAATATCCAAGTCACCTTCAATCTTTATAACTAACGAAAATGGAACTTTCATTTCGAAGCCATCAGAGGTTTCAAAAGTAACTTCATGATCCTCTACTTTTATAACAATACCAGACACGTTATCGTCGAGAAGTTCTACACTATCTCCTATCCTAAAATTTCTATTGCTCATCTTCAGAAGATTCTTCGTTATCTTTAGGGTTGTCTCTTGCCCACTGCTTGGTCGAATTATATAAACCCACCATGAGAATAACCAAGCCTCCTATTTTTATAAATACATTATCATCCGTATCGATAAGATCGAAAATAAGAAGACCAGCTCCAATAATAATAAAAGCTGTGTAAATAGCCTGCCTTTTAGTATTAATCATATTTAAAGGTTTTTAAAAATCAAAGATAAGTTCAATTTCTGTTTAGAGACAACAATTCCTCTAGGTATTGCCGATCGTTGGATAATCTCGGAATTTTATGCTGGCCTCCCAATTTATTATTTTGCTTTAACCAATGCTGAAATAACTTAGGTCTAGCTTCATGAAGCGTCAATAGATCTAGAGTCATATTATTATAACGCTTAGCTTCATAGTCACTGTTGATGTCTTGTAAATTTTGATCTAAACATCTTCTGAAATCGTTTAAGCAGCAAGGGGGCGTCCTAAATTCAATAATCCATTCATGCGCGCCTTTCTTTTTACCTTCCATAAATATAGGAGCCGCTGTATATTCAATAACCTCGCAATCAAATTCGCAAGAGGTTTTCTTAATGGCAGCTTCTGCATTTTCAATAATTAGCTCTTCACCAAAGACATTAATGTGGTGTTTAGTCCTCCCTGTGACTCTTATTCTAAATGGATCCAAACACGTAAACCGGATTGTATCTCCAATTTTATAACGCCATAATCCCGCATTGGTTGTAATCACCAATGCATAATTTTCATTCACTTCCACTTCACTCAAGGGAATTACTTTTTCATAAGGAGTGCCGTGAGTAGACATGGGGATGAATTCAAAGAAAATCCCATAATCCAACATCAAAAGCAAGTCATTGGAATCATTTAAGTCTTGAGCGGCAAAAAAACCTTCCGAAGCATTGTAGATTTCATAATACTTCATTTTAGAGCTTTTAATAAGTTTGTCATATTGATTTCTATAGGGTTCAAAACTTACACCTCCATGAAAATAAACTTCTAGATCTGGCCACACTTCATCAATAGATGATTTCCCAGTTGTTTTGAGCACATCGTTCATTAGCACTAACATCCAAGAGGGTACACCAGCAAGACTTGTCACTCGCTCTTTTATAGTTTCGTCCACTATAGCTTGCATTTTTGTTTCCCAATCGCTCATCAAAGAAACGCCACTACCTGGAGTACTGCTGAAACTTGCCCAAAAAGGCATATTATAAATAAGCAAAGCAGAAAGATCTCCATAGGAGGTTCCATTGCTTTGGTAAATTTCTTTACTTCCACCAAGCCTAAGGCTTTTACCTGTAAATAGTTTGGAATCGGGATTATTATTGAGATAAATACAAAGCAGGTCTTTGCTTGCGGCATAATGGCAGTCTTCGAGAGACTCTTGGCTCACAGGTATAAATTTGCTTTTGGCACTAGTGGTCCCACTAGATTTGGCAAACATTGTAATAGGTGTAGGCCAAATAAGATTACTTTCACCACGTCTGCTACGCTCAAAAGTAGGCTCTAAGTCTTCATAAACTTGAATAGGAAGCCTCTCTTTAAAAGTATCATAATTTTTTATGCCATGAAACCTATATTTTTTTCCAAATTCCGTATTTTGGGCTTTATAAACCAAATCCATAAGTAATTCGTTTTGGACTTCATTAGGATGTTTTTTAAACAATTCCATATGATGAATGCGCTTCTTCAAAATCCAAGAAGCTATAGAATTTACAATCGGTATGGCCATACAATCAATATATTTAAATTCTGAATTCTTAACTTAGTTTACTGTTAACAATTCATCAAACTTAATAAAAAATGCAATATAGAGGAGTCTTAAGAAAAATGAAAACTGAGAATAATGAAGAAGTCGATTATTTTCTAGAATTTGAAAATGATATTGTTCACATCAATCAATTACTAGATAGAGAATTAGCGATTTATTTTGTAGAATATCAGTGTTTAAACTGCGGAAAAAATAAAAAAATATTCAGACAAGGGTTTTGTTACGACTGTTTTCAAGAAATTCCTAGTGCAGGAGATTGGATTATGCGTCCAGAATTAAGCAAAGCTCATCTAGGGGAAGAGGATAGAGATTTGGACTACGAGAAAAAAGTACAATTGAAACCTCATATTGTTTATCTAGCTAATTCCAGTAACGTAAAGGTAGGAGTAACTCGAAAAAGTCAAATTCCGACGCGTTGGATAGATCAAGGCGCTCATAAAGCGATTGTTATCCTTGAAACTCCAAATCGATATCTAGCCGGCATAACTGAGGTAGCCCTAAAAAAACATGTCGCCGATAAAACCAATTGGCGAACCATGTTAAAAAATGAAATCGAGGACAAAAATTTAGCAGAAGAACGCGATAAGCTCAAAGAATTTATACCCGATGAAACCAAAGAGTTTTATCTTAAAGACGCACAAGAATTTTCTATGAATTTCCCCGTCATTGAATATCCAAAAAAACTAAAAAGCTTAAACTTAGAAAAGGATAACTCCTTTAAAGGAAAACTGAAAGGAATAAAAGGCCAGTATTTGATTTTTGAAAACGATGTAGTCTTCAATGTTCGGAATAGTGAAGGTTATGTTGTGGATTTTGAAATAGTATCCTAAACAAGAATACCCTGTGATTATAAATCACAGGGTTTATATATCCATGTAAAAAATACTACATATTATCCTTCTCTCTCAGAGTTTGGATATATTGAGCTTTTTTCATATTTTGTCTTTTTTCAACAGATTTTTTCGTGAATTGTTTCTTATCACGTAGAGTTTGAAGAACTTTAGTATCTCTAAACTTTCGCTTAAGACGCTTTAATGCTCTTTCAATTTTCTCACCATCTTTTACTTTTACTACTAACATATAATGATTAATTATTTACGGTTGACATAAATTTTCGAATTGCAAATATATATAATTCAAACTTTCCAACCTTCTATAAATTAATAATTTTTAATATTTAATTTGAATTTCTTTTATATCAAAAGAATCTATTCTATCCTCCTCAAATTCAACAATCAACCGACCGTAATTATCTACACCCCTAAGTAATCCTTGTATAAGACTCCCGTCTGGATATTGATACATACCAACTTTATTATATTTGAAAAGATGAGAATAATACAACTCCAATACATCATGATAACTAAAAGTATTGAACTTTAAAGGGATGTTTTCAATTTCAAAGAGCAAATCTTTCAGGAGGATCTCCAAATCGAAAGTGCTTCGGGTTATAGATTTCAAAGAAGACGCTTTAGGCAGTCCTGGGAACTCATCTTGATTAACATTGAGACCGATACCAATTATGCTAGCTCCAGC
It contains:
- a CDS encoding S8 family serine peptidase, whose amino-acid sequence is MAAGVSVIPVKVLNSEGDGTWFGVIAGVDYVAANGNDGDVANMSLGAVSNYTLLDAAVAAAAQTGVRFILAAGNDSGDANNNSPARANGDNIYTISSMSEGDNWSSFSNFGNPPVDYCDPVSSVLSTYKNGGYVIQNRTSMAAPHAAGVLLLGNASSDGTVNNDPDNNSDTIIVH
- the rpsU gene encoding 30S ribosomal protein S21, whose protein sequence is MLVVKVKDGEKIERALKRLKRKFRDTKVLQTLRDKKQFTKKSVEKRQNMKKAQYIQTLREKDNM
- a CDS encoding DUF2797 domain-containing protein, with product MQYRGVLRKMKTENNEEVDYFLEFENDIVHINQLLDRELAIYFVEYQCLNCGKNKKIFRQGFCYDCFQEIPSAGDWIMRPELSKAHLGEEDRDLDYEKKVQLKPHIVYLANSSNVKVGVTRKSQIPTRWIDQGAHKAIVILETPNRYLAGITEVALKKHVADKTNWRTMLKNEIEDKNLAEERDKLKEFIPDETKEFYLKDAQEFSMNFPVIEYPKKLKSLNLEKDNSFKGKLKGIKGQYLIFENDVVFNVRNSEGYVVDFEIVS
- a CDS encoding biotin--[acetyl-CoA-carboxylase] ligase encodes the protein MKLVKVDATSSTNSYLKDYVKLNSIKVPCCLVADNQISGRGQRGTAWQSQAGKNLTFSVYLPGLEDIHKQTFKLSALVALALIKTLEKYFTPKLSIKWPNDILSRQFKIGGILIENMFNQNRAGASIIGIGLNVNQDEFPGLPKASSLKSITRSTFDLEILLKDLLFEIENIPLKFNTFSYHDVLELYYSHLFKYNKVGMYQYPDGSLIQGLLRGVDNYGRLIVEFEEDRIDSFDIKEIQIKY
- a CDS encoding Smr/MutS family protein, whose amino-acid sequence is MSNRNFRIGDSVELLDDNVSGIVIKVEDHEVTFETSDGFEMKVPFSLVIKIEGDLDIDMGDDSLIQKLNADLNRKPKQPSQKPKRQQPAMEVDLHIHNLVDKSGHLSNFEMLNIQLEHTRKKIEFAIEKRIKRIVFIHGVGQGVLKAELHTLFRRYDQVEFYDADYQKYGLGATEIYIYDN
- a CDS encoding GH3 auxin-responsive promoter family protein; its protein translation is MAIPIVNSIASWILKKRIHHMELFKKHPNEVQNELLMDLVYKAQNTEFGKKYRFHGIKNYDTFKERLPIQVYEDLEPTFERSRRGESNLIWPTPITMFAKSSGTTSAKSKFIPVSQESLEDCHYAASKDLLCIYLNNNPDSKLFTGKSLRLGGSKEIYQSNGTSYGDLSALLIYNMPFWASFSSTPGSGVSLMSDWETKMQAIVDETIKERVTSLAGVPSWMLVLMNDVLKTTGKSSIDEVWPDLEVYFHGGVSFEPYRNQYDKLIKSSKMKYYEIYNASEGFFAAQDLNDSNDLLLMLDYGIFFEFIPMSTHGTPYEKVIPLSEVEVNENYALVITTNAGLWRYKIGDTIRFTCLDPFRIRVTGRTKHHINVFGEELIIENAEAAIKKTSCEFDCEVIEYTAAPIFMEGKKKGAHEWIIEFRTPPCCLNDFRRCLDQNLQDINSDYEAKRYNNMTLDLLTLHEARPKLFQHWLKQNNKLGGQHKIPRLSNDRQYLEELLSLNRN
- a CDS encoding T9SS type A sorting domain-containing protein, yielding MRLHLNLGNLQDLEYVDLGNVYINSIILDNPNFDYENLTLNLFTDYDLTHNFCIQVNDPVAANNNNPPYDTWTINFNDFYTSYSFTSNCTLSTDDFESFYSISLFPNPVQERLYFENPKQITINEVEIFNMEGKLVKTFSEIKNGINLVNLGRGVYFVKVKNQKTTETFKILKQ